The Primulina tabacum isolate GXHZ01 chromosome 7, ASM2559414v2, whole genome shotgun sequence genome includes a window with the following:
- the LOC142551875 gene encoding myosin-binding protein 7-like isoform X1 codes for MATKSSPSTSSTSLVKCCECECSCSVMNRSLSGTYLRTVKRKYDEFEEESEFEIPGLIIPQNARVEMGNECVALREMVSSQQVTIQNLISELEEERNASSSAANEAMSMILRLQREKAEIQMEAKQFKRYAEEKMAHDQQEIFALEDLLYKRELAIHSLTCEVQAYKHRMMSYGLTENEAAGENGMSRNNSLTENLEGQFEFPPYEIYPPLKCNSRDCVDGDDGATDIEKYAFGETPRTRDQFKDLERRICHLEESPRTVKPCGEYSASKSLLEKVVVGQSPRQPRHLKKFSTDSSNSLLATWEEKGPDLAADSPKFGRSFKKSELSHLEEISNSRKMDNASEVGDDFSYRVYTIDSVKQGALPNGLMDVNATVAFRDEEMTNQMESPNYLPVKDIEIQKLYARLHALEADRESMRQTIISVGTDKAQLMLLKEIAQNWCQDMSPAKSMPTRKSSAVGSFSFMSVFKVITWITAFVFWRRKAHKCRYMFGLSANNVGLLMLLDRRPRVGQWRCVSISHM; via the exons ATGGCAACCAAGAGTTCGCCTTCGACGTCGTCTACTAGCCTCGTCAAATGCTGTGAATGTGAATGTAGCTGTTCGGTGATGAACAGGTCTCTTTCAGGGACTTATCTCCGGACCGTGAAACGTAAATATGATGAATTCGAGGAAGAAAGTGAGTTCGAGATTCCAGGGCTCATCATACCACAAAATGCTCGTGTGGAGATGGGAAATGAATGTGTGGCTTTGCGTGAAATGGTCAGCAGCCAGCAGGTAACCATTCAGAACCTGATCTCTGAGTTGGAGGAGGAGAGAAATGCCTCGTCATCAGCTGCCAATGAGGCCATGTCTATGATTCTGCGGTTGCAGAGGGAGAAGGCAGAGATTCAGATGGAGGCTAAGCAGTTTAAGAGGTATGCAGAGGAGAAAATGGCCCATGATCAGCAGGAGATATTTGCACTGGAGGATTTGTTGTATAAGAGGGAACTGGCCATTCACTCACTTACGTGTGAGGTGCAGGCCTATAAACATAGAATGATGAGTTACGGTCTCACAGAGAATGAGGCCGCTGGAGAGAATGGTATGAGCCGGAATAATAGCTTGACTGAGAATCTTGAAGGGCAGTTTGAGTTTCCTCCTTATGAAATCTATCCTCCTCTAAAATGCAATTCACGGGATTGTGTGGATGGTGATGACGGAGCCACAGACATTGAGAAATATGCCTTTGGGGAAACTCCAAGAACTCGGGATCAGTTTAAGGATTTGGAACGCCGAATATGTCATTTGGAGGAAAGTCCTCGGACCGTTAAGCCATGTGGGGAATATAGTGCCTCAAAAAGTTTGCTTGAGAAGGTAGTAGTTGGTCAATCTCCTAGGCAGCCTAGGCATCTCAAGAAGTTCTCAACTGACAGCTCAAATTCACTCCTGGCGACGTGGGAAGAAAAAGGTCCGGATTTAGCCGCAGATTCTCCGAAGTTTGGTCGCAGTTTTAAGAAGTCAGAACTTTCCCATTTAGAGGAGATTTCTAATTCGAGGAAAATGGATAATGCATCAGAAGTCGGTGATGATTTCAGCTACAGGGTTTACACAATCGATTCTGTTAAGCAGGGGGCTTTACCGAATGGTCTCATGGATGTAAATGCCACTGTTGCATTTCGTGATGAAGAGATGACGAACCAAATGGAGTCGCCGAATTATCTTCCTGTTAAAGATATAGAGATCCAGAAGTTGTATGCAAGGCTTCATGCTCTCGAGGCTGATAGAGAATCAATGAGGCAGACAATTATTTCTGTGGGCACGGATAAAGCACAACTAATGTTGTTAAAGGAGATAGCTCAGAACTGGTGCCAAGATATGTCACCAGCAAAGAGCATGCCCACGAGGAAATCATCAGCAGTTGGGAGTTTTTCATTCATGTCAGTGTTCAAGGTAATCACG TGGATCACAGCTTTCGTTTTTTGGAGAAGAAAAGCACACAAATGCAG ATACATGTTTGGATTGTCCGCCAACAATGTGGGGTTGTTAATGCTGTTAGACAGAAGACCTCGCGTGGGACAATGGAGATGTGTATCTATTTCACATATGTGA
- the LOC142551875 gene encoding myosin-binding protein 7-like isoform X2 produces MATKSSPSTSSTSLVKCCECECSCSVMNRSLSGTYLRTVKRKYDEFEEESEFEIPGLIIPQNARVEMGNECVALREMVSSQQVTIQNLISELEEERNASSSAANEAMSMILRLQREKAEIQMEAKQFKRYAEEKMAHDQQEIFALEDLLYKRELAIHSLTCEVQAYKHRMMSYGLTENEAAGENGMSRNNSLTENLEGQFEFPPYEIYPPLKCNSRDCVDGDDGATDIEKYAFGETPRTRDQFKDLERRICHLEESPRTVKPCGEYSASKSLLEKVVVGQSPRQPRHLKKFSTDSSNSLLATWEEKGPDLAADSPKFGRSFKKSELSHLEEISNSRKMDNASEVGDDFSYRVYTIDSVKQGALPNGLMDVNATVAFRDEEMTNQMESPNYLPVKDIEIQKLYARLHALEADRESMRQTIISVGTDKAQLMLLKEIAQNWCQDMSPAKSMPTRKSSAVGSFSFMSVFKWITAFVFWRRKAHKCRYMFGLSANNVGLLMLLDRRPRVGQWRCVSISHM; encoded by the exons ATGGCAACCAAGAGTTCGCCTTCGACGTCGTCTACTAGCCTCGTCAAATGCTGTGAATGTGAATGTAGCTGTTCGGTGATGAACAGGTCTCTTTCAGGGACTTATCTCCGGACCGTGAAACGTAAATATGATGAATTCGAGGAAGAAAGTGAGTTCGAGATTCCAGGGCTCATCATACCACAAAATGCTCGTGTGGAGATGGGAAATGAATGTGTGGCTTTGCGTGAAATGGTCAGCAGCCAGCAGGTAACCATTCAGAACCTGATCTCTGAGTTGGAGGAGGAGAGAAATGCCTCGTCATCAGCTGCCAATGAGGCCATGTCTATGATTCTGCGGTTGCAGAGGGAGAAGGCAGAGATTCAGATGGAGGCTAAGCAGTTTAAGAGGTATGCAGAGGAGAAAATGGCCCATGATCAGCAGGAGATATTTGCACTGGAGGATTTGTTGTATAAGAGGGAACTGGCCATTCACTCACTTACGTGTGAGGTGCAGGCCTATAAACATAGAATGATGAGTTACGGTCTCACAGAGAATGAGGCCGCTGGAGAGAATGGTATGAGCCGGAATAATAGCTTGACTGAGAATCTTGAAGGGCAGTTTGAGTTTCCTCCTTATGAAATCTATCCTCCTCTAAAATGCAATTCACGGGATTGTGTGGATGGTGATGACGGAGCCACAGACATTGAGAAATATGCCTTTGGGGAAACTCCAAGAACTCGGGATCAGTTTAAGGATTTGGAACGCCGAATATGTCATTTGGAGGAAAGTCCTCGGACCGTTAAGCCATGTGGGGAATATAGTGCCTCAAAAAGTTTGCTTGAGAAGGTAGTAGTTGGTCAATCTCCTAGGCAGCCTAGGCATCTCAAGAAGTTCTCAACTGACAGCTCAAATTCACTCCTGGCGACGTGGGAAGAAAAAGGTCCGGATTTAGCCGCAGATTCTCCGAAGTTTGGTCGCAGTTTTAAGAAGTCAGAACTTTCCCATTTAGAGGAGATTTCTAATTCGAGGAAAATGGATAATGCATCAGAAGTCGGTGATGATTTCAGCTACAGGGTTTACACAATCGATTCTGTTAAGCAGGGGGCTTTACCGAATGGTCTCATGGATGTAAATGCCACTGTTGCATTTCGTGATGAAGAGATGACGAACCAAATGGAGTCGCCGAATTATCTTCCTGTTAAAGATATAGAGATCCAGAAGTTGTATGCAAGGCTTCATGCTCTCGAGGCTGATAGAGAATCAATGAGGCAGACAATTATTTCTGTGGGCACGGATAAAGCACAACTAATGTTGTTAAAGGAGATAGCTCAGAACTGGTGCCAAGATATGTCACCAGCAAAGAGCATGCCCACGAGGAAATCATCAGCAGTTGGGAGTTTTTCATTCATGTCAGTGTTCAAG TGGATCACAGCTTTCGTTTTTTGGAGAAGAAAAGCACACAAATGCAG ATACATGTTTGGATTGTCCGCCAACAATGTGGGGTTGTTAATGCTGTTAGACAGAAGACCTCGCGTGGGACAATGGAGATGTGTATCTATTTCACATATGTGA
- the LOC142551877 gene encoding E3 ubiquitin-protein ligase RHF2A-like isoform X2, which translates to MDEVKEAESRIASAAAFVEGGIQEACDDACSICLEVFCDSDPSTVTSCKHDFHLQCILEWCQRSSNCPMCWQTISLEDPVSQELLDAVEQERNIRLMPSRNTTIFRHPTLWDFELQHLPMGVNDLELEDRIIQHLAAAAAMGRTQRIDRREDYRNLSSVHARPQFMVFSTHPNASSTGIVSASRAPGGSETEPAASMLTNSSVPLTVVGNEGHENVSSSVQSNLISSSSSGHVTPTTHTGISSDQSFMSPSSLPTQDRAGPSEFQSFSESWKSRLNAISMKYKDSISKNTRGWKEKLFSKGSRIADIGSEIRREPNTGIATVTRLMEHLETRNNNRSSRALLSNDPRNPSVFQGSSPDAPNNGDTSDAIATSSTSI; encoded by the exons ATGGATGAGGTCAAAGAGGCAGAGAGTCGCATAGCATCAGCTGCGGCTTTTGTGGAAGGGGGGATTCAGGAGGCTTGTGATGATGCCTGTAGCATATGCCTTGAGGTCTTTTGTGATAGCGATCCTTCTACG GTAACGAGCTGCAAGCATGATTTCCACCTTCAATGCATTCTTGAATG GTGTCAAAGAAGCTCCAACTGTCCAATGTGCTGGCAAACCATTAGTCTGGAGGATCCTGTCAG TCAAGAATTGCTGGATGCTGTGGAGCAAGAGAGAAATATAAGGTTAATGCCATCAAGGAATACAACAATATTTCGCCATCCTACTCTTTGGGATTTTGAATTGCAGCAT TTGCCCATGGGAGTGAATGATCTGGAACTTGAAGACCGCATTATTCAACATTTGGCAGCTGCTGCTGCAATGGGGAGGACTCAGCGCATTGATCGAAGGGAGGACTACAGAAATCTTTCTTCTGTTCATGCTCGTCCACAATTTATGGTTTTCTCTACTCATCCCAATGCATCATCCACTGGCATTGTTTCAGCTTCCCGAGCTCCTGGTGGATCAGAAACTGAGCCAGCCGCATCAATGCTAACCAATTCTTCAGTTCCTCTTACAGTTGTAGGAAATGAAGGCCACGAAAATGTGTCTTCTTCTGTTCAAAGCAATCTGATTTCATCTTCGTCATCAGGCCATGTTACCCCAACTACCCACACTGGAATATCTAGCGATCAAAG CTTTATGAGTCCGTCTTCTTTGCCAACTCAAGACAGAGCAGGGCCTTCAGAATTCCAGTCTTTCTCAGAGTCCTGGAAATCTAGACTTAATGCAATTTCAATGAA ATACAAGGATTCCATTTCAAAAAATACAAGAGGATGGAAGGAGAAGCTGTTTTCAAAAGGTTCTCGAATTGCAGATATTGGCTCTGAAATTAGGAGAGAGCCGAACACTGGAATTGCTACCGTAACGCGCTTGATGGAACACCTTGAGACAAGAAATAACAATAGATCTAGTCGTGCCTTGCTATCAAACGACCCCAGGAATCCTTCAGTCTTCCAAGGAAGCAGCCCTGATGCACCCAACAATGGCGATACTTCTGATGCTATTGCCACTAGTTCAACGTCAATTTGA
- the LOC142551877 gene encoding E3 ubiquitin-protein ligase RHF2A-like isoform X1, giving the protein MDEVKEAESRIASAAAFVEGGIQEACDDACSICLEVFCDSDPSTVTSCKHDFHLQCILEWCQRSSNCPMCWQTISLEDPVSQELLDAVEQERNIRLMPSRNTTIFRHPTLWDFELQHLPMGVNDLELEDRIIQHLAAAAAMGRTQRIDRREDYRNLSSVHARPQFMVFSTHPNASSTGIVSASRAPGGSETEPAASMLTNSSVPLTVVGNEGHENVSSSVQSNLISSSSSGHVTPTTHTGISSDQRSFMSPSSLPTQDRAGPSEFQSFSESWKSRLNAISMKYKDSISKNTRGWKEKLFSKGSRIADIGSEIRREPNTGIATVTRLMEHLETRNNNRSSRALLSNDPRNPSVFQGSSPDAPNNGDTSDAIATSSTSI; this is encoded by the exons ATGGATGAGGTCAAAGAGGCAGAGAGTCGCATAGCATCAGCTGCGGCTTTTGTGGAAGGGGGGATTCAGGAGGCTTGTGATGATGCCTGTAGCATATGCCTTGAGGTCTTTTGTGATAGCGATCCTTCTACG GTAACGAGCTGCAAGCATGATTTCCACCTTCAATGCATTCTTGAATG GTGTCAAAGAAGCTCCAACTGTCCAATGTGCTGGCAAACCATTAGTCTGGAGGATCCTGTCAG TCAAGAATTGCTGGATGCTGTGGAGCAAGAGAGAAATATAAGGTTAATGCCATCAAGGAATACAACAATATTTCGCCATCCTACTCTTTGGGATTTTGAATTGCAGCAT TTGCCCATGGGAGTGAATGATCTGGAACTTGAAGACCGCATTATTCAACATTTGGCAGCTGCTGCTGCAATGGGGAGGACTCAGCGCATTGATCGAAGGGAGGACTACAGAAATCTTTCTTCTGTTCATGCTCGTCCACAATTTATGGTTTTCTCTACTCATCCCAATGCATCATCCACTGGCATTGTTTCAGCTTCCCGAGCTCCTGGTGGATCAGAAACTGAGCCAGCCGCATCAATGCTAACCAATTCTTCAGTTCCTCTTACAGTTGTAGGAAATGAAGGCCACGAAAATGTGTCTTCTTCTGTTCAAAGCAATCTGATTTCATCTTCGTCATCAGGCCATGTTACCCCAACTACCCACACTGGAATATCTAGCGATCAAAG AAGCTTTATGAGTCCGTCTTCTTTGCCAACTCAAGACAGAGCAGGGCCTTCAGAATTCCAGTCTTTCTCAGAGTCCTGGAAATCTAGACTTAATGCAATTTCAATGAA ATACAAGGATTCCATTTCAAAAAATACAAGAGGATGGAAGGAGAAGCTGTTTTCAAAAGGTTCTCGAATTGCAGATATTGGCTCTGAAATTAGGAGAGAGCCGAACACTGGAATTGCTACCGTAACGCGCTTGATGGAACACCTTGAGACAAGAAATAACAATAGATCTAGTCGTGCCTTGCTATCAAACGACCCCAGGAATCCTTCAGTCTTCCAAGGAAGCAGCCCTGATGCACCCAACAATGGCGATACTTCTGATGCTATTGCCACTAGTTCAACGTCAATTTGA
- the LOC142551876 gene encoding fasciclin-like arabinogalactan protein 17, which produces MDSEIYGVSNPLFLAIFTFLTVIASALPGNLPAKTSAVSNSTAQINSNSVLVALLDSRYTELSELVEKAMLLQTLEDAVSKHNITIFAPRNEALERDLDPDFKRFLLEPGNLKSLQNLILFHMIPSRVESRHWPEKAKKPTVHTSLCRDVGDEKIQVMEKNGMKLVSMAKVIKEDDLIRPDGVIHGIEKLLIPKSVQQDYNNRRSLRATSAVLPEGAPEVDPRTHRLKKPAPPVPVGASPVLPIYDALAPGPSLAPAPAPGPGGPHHHFDGESQVKDFIQTLLHYGGYNEMADILVNLTSLASEMGRLVSEGYVLTVLAPNDEAMAKLTTDQLSEPGAPEQIMYYHLIPEYQTEESMYNAVRRFGKVKYDTLRLPLKVAAEEADGSVKFGQGEGSAYLFDPDIYTDGRISVQGIDGVLFPSEETKVVSRVGSVAKVVSKPRRGKLMEVACRMLGAFGRDSHLSSCL; this is translated from the exons ATGGATTCCGAGATCTATGGGGTCTCGAATCCACTTTTCCTAGCCATTTTCACTTTCCTCACCGTCATTGCTTCTGCATTGCCGGGAAATTTGCCGGCAAAAACCTCCGCAGTCTCGAATTCTACAGCCCAGATCAACTCCAACTCAGTTCTTGTGGCCCTTTTGGATTCTCGCTACACTGAGCTCTCAGAGCTGGTGGAGAAGGCGATGTTGCTTCAGACTCTTGAAGATGCTGTATCAAAGCATAATATTACCATCTTTGCTCCAAGAAACGAGGCTCTAGAGCGCGATTTGGACCCAGATTTCAAGCGTTTTTTGCTCGAGCCTGGGAATCTGAAATCCCTTCAGAATTTGATTCTTTTCCATATGATTCCGAGTCGGGTTGAGTCCAGACATTGGCCGGAGAAGGCTAAAAAACCTACTGTTCATACGAGTCTTTGCCGCGATGTAGGTGATGAGAAAATTCAGGTGATGGAGAAAAATGGGATGAAGCTCGTGAGCATGGCGAAGGTTATCAAAGAAGACGATCTGATTCGGCCCGATGGTGTAATTCACGGCATTGAAAAACTGTTGATTCCTAAATCCGTTCAACAAGACTACAATAACCGACGGAGTTTGAGGGCGACCTCCGCCGTGCTGCCTGAGGGTGCACCCGAAGTTGACCCAAGGACACACAGATTGAAGAAACCCGCACCGCCGGTTCCTGTCGGTGCGTCGCCGGTTCTGCCCATTTACGACGCCTTAGCCCCCGGTCCATCACTTGCACCGGCACCTGCTCCGGGACCCGGCGGGCCACACCACCACTTCGACGGAGAATCTCAGGTGAAGGATTTTATCCAGACTCTCCTGCATTACGGTGGATACAACGAAATGGCTGATATTTTAGTGAATCTCACCTCATTAGCTTCTGAGATGGGAAGATTGGTGTCCGAAGGCTACGTACTTACAGTTTTGGCACCAAATGATGAAGCCATGGCCAAGCTGACCACCGATCAGCTAAGCGAACCCGGAGCCCCGGAGCAAATCATGTATTATCATCTGATTCCTGAGTATCAAACCGAGGAAAGCATGTACAATGCTGTGAGGAGATTTGGGAAGGTCAAATATGATACTTTGCGGCTGCCGCTTAAGGTGGCGGCTGAGGAAGCTGATGGGTCGGTGAAATTCGGGCAAGGAGAAGGATCCGCATATCTGTTCGACCCGGATATATACACAGATGGGAGGATTTCGGTTCAGGGTATTGATGGGGTCTTGTTTCCGTCGGAGGAAACTAAGGTTGTCTCTAGAGTTGGTTCTGTCGCTAAGGTTGTTTCTAAACCGAGGAGAG GGAAGTTGATGGAAGTTGCATGTAGAATGCTTGGGGCTTTTGGACGGGACTCTCATCTTTCAAGCTGtctataa
- the LOC142551879 gene encoding calcium-dependent protein kinase 26-like — MGNICVNGKIAKDGFFYTMSHLLWSSKSPDMISGADNNIGKGGETPKIKAIEGSNPVQDMPPEMVKIKEGEIKSSQSAKKEPVIVVKEEEKPPTVAGTWEQAIKNDGRKSARIPEPEQVGMQENENPKQVDAPKAKKPHNVKRMMSVGLQVESVLKTKTGHLKEYYNLGHKLGQGQFGTTFLCVEKSSGKEYACKSIAKRKLLSEEDVEDVRREIEIMHHLSGSPNVISIKGAYEDAVAVHVVMELCQGGELFDRIVKRGHYSEKKAADLTRTIVSVIEACHSLGVLHRDLKPENFLFVDKEEDSHLKTIDFGLSVFFKPGEVFTDVVGSPYYVAPEVLCKRYGPETDVWSAGVIVYILLCGVPPFWGESEQEIFEEVLHGDIDFTSDPWPMISESAKDLVKKMLTRDPRSRITAHQVLCHPWVQIDGVAPDKPLDSAVLTRLTQFSAMDKFKKMALRVIAESLSEEEIAGLKEMFKMIDTDNSGHITFEELKNGLKRFGANLNESEIYELMNAADVDKSGSIDYGEFIAATLHLNKIEKEDHLFTAFSYFDKDGSGYITQEELQKACEEFGIADIHLEEIIGEADQNNDGRIDYNEFVAMMQKGNADFGKKRFQSNFNVCFQEVTPVC; from the exons ATGGGAAACATTTGTGTGAATGGGAAAATTGCTAAGGATGGGTTTTTCTATACTATGTCTCATTTGTTGTGGTCGTCTAAATCACCAGATATGATCTCTGGTGCTGATAATAACATAGGAAAAGGCGGTGAAACGCCCAAAATTAAGGCTATAGAAGGTTCTAATCCTGTTCAGGACATGCCTCCAGAAATGGTGAAGATTAAAGAGGGGGAGATCAAATCATCACAGTCCGCAAAAAAGGAGCCGGTGATTGTAGTGAAGGAAGAGGAAAAGCCACCTACGGTAGCTGGAACGTGGGAACAGGCGATCAAGAACGATGGTAGGAAATCTGCTCGAATCCCTGAGCCGGAGCAAGTGGGCATGCAGGAGAATGAAAACCCAAAACAAGTCGATGCCCCCAAAGCCAAGAAACCGCACAATGTTAAGAGAATGATGAGTGTAGGACTTCAGGTTGAATCTGTGCTAAAAACCAAAACAGGTCACCTGAAGGAGTACTATAATTTGGGCCATAAACTTGGGCAAGGGCAGTTCGGAACAACTTTTCTTTGCGTGGAGAAAAGTAGCGGAAAAGAATATGCTTGTAAATCTATTGCAAAGAGAAAATTGCTTTCTGAGGAAGACGTGGAAGACGTGAGAAGAGAAATTGAGATAATGCATCACTTGTCTGGGTCACCTAATGTCATTTCAATCAAGGGGGCTTATGAGGATGCTGTTGCAGTCCATGTTGTCATGGAGTTGTGTCAAGGTGGTGAGCTTTTTGATAGAATAGTTAAACGGGGGCATTATTCGGAGAAAAAGGCTGCTGATCTTACTAGGACTATAGTTAGTGTAATTGAGGCCTGCCATTCTTTAGGGGTCCTGCACAGGGACCTCAAGCCTGAGAATTTTCTCTTTGTTGACAAAGAGGAAGATTCACATTTAAAGACAATAGATTTTGGATTGTCTGTGTTCTTTAAGCCAG GGGAAGTTTTCACTGACGTGGTTGGGAGCCCTTATTATGTCGCTCCAGAAGTGCTTTGTAAGCGTTATGGACCAGAAACAGATGTTTGGAGTGCCGGCGTTATAGTTTATATTCTTCTCTGTGGTGTGCCTCCATTTTGGGGTG AAAGTGAACAGGAGATATTCGAAGAGGTTTTACATGGTGATATTGACTTCACGTCAGATCCTTGGCCTATGATATCTGAAAGTGCGAAAGACCTTGTGAAGAAAATGCTTACAAGGGATCCAAGAAGCCGGATAACTGCCCATCAAGTACTTT GTCATCCTTGGGTGCAGATTGATGGAGTAGCTCCTGATAAGCCTCTTGATTCTGCAGTTTTAACTCGGTTGACGCAGTTCTCAGCAATGGACAAGTTCAAGAAAATGGCTTTAAGG GTCATTGCAGAAAGTCTCTCTGAAGAAGAAATTGCGGGCCTCAAAGAAATGTTCAAAATGATAGACACAGATAACAGTGGTCATATCACGTTTGAAGAACTCAAGAATGGTTTAAAAAGATTCGGAGCAAATCTGAACGAGTCAGAAATATACGAATTGATGAATGCT GCCGACGTGGATAAAAGTGGCAGTATCGACTATGGAGAGTTCATAGCAGCAACATTGCATCTGAACAAGATCGAGAAAGAAGACCATCTCTTCACTGCATTTTCTTACTTTGACAAAGATGGGAGCGGCTATATTACTCAAGAAGAGCTTCAAAAAGCTTGTGAAGAGTTTGGTATAGCCGATATTCATCTGGAAGAAATCATTGGAGAAGCTGATCAAAACAAT GACGGACGTATAGATTATAACGAGTTTGTAGCAATGATGCAGAAGGGAAATGCAGATTTCGGTAAGAAGAGGTTTCAGAGTAATTTCAACGTCTGCTTTCAGGAAGTAACACCAGTTTGTTGA